The nucleotide window GACCGGCGTCGATTTCGGGCTGGACGCCGGCGGAAGTTCGTGGCTGGGCTCAACCGCGATGGCACAAGAAGCGCCGTCGACGGAAGTTCCCGTCCCCACGACAGATGTCGCACCAGTTGAAGCACCGAGTTCTGGAGGTTCGCAAACATTCAATGTGTTGGGGATTATTCTCCTCACCATTGTGGTGCCGTACGTGTTGGGCTTTTGGCTGGCGACCGCGATTCGCATGCCGGAGCTGAGCCGCAAGCTGGGCATTACCTTTGCCAGCCTGGTTTGCAGTGTCACGGTTTGCTTTCTGCTCTGGCCGCCCAAGTTTGGTATCGACCTGCAAGGTGGTGTCATTCTGGTGTATGAAGTCGACGAGCAGGCCAGTTTGGATTTGCTTGCCTCGGATGTCAGTTCCGAGAACACCGGCATGAATCTGACGCCGGAACGGCAGCTCGAGCAAGGTACCGCTCAGTTGATCACTCAGCTGCAAAAACGTATCAATCCATCGGGTGTTTCCGAAGTGATCATTCGCCCCTACGGCGAAAATCAGGTGGAAGTGATCGTTCCGCAAGCCGAGTCGTCCGACCTCGATTCGATCAAGCGACTCATCACCAAAGCAGGTGTGCTCGACTTTATGATCGTGGCTAACAAGCAAGACCACGATTACCTGTTCACGCGTGCCGAAGACGAAGCTCAGATAGGCGTGACTTATGTCAGCGACCGTGAAGGCAACCGCATCGGACGCTGGGTTCGTGTCGACGACGAAGCCCGCGGGGCCGTTGGTGAACCGAACTTTGCCGATCCAAACTTGACGCCGTACCTCAACAGCCAACGTCACTTAGTGCGTGGCGGTGGCCCTGGCGTTCCGTTTGAAGTGCTGATGCGTGTCGAACGTCCGGAGGCTCGCCTGGGTGGTAAGCATCTGTCTTCGTCGAGGGTACAACGTGACGAATATGGTAAGCCAGCGGTTGGGTTTGAGTTTGGTGTCGATGGTGCTAATCGCATGGGACGCCTATCGCAGGAAAACCTGAGTGAGACCAACATCCCGCGTAAGCTTGGGATTGTGATGGATAACTATCTGATCTCGGCTCCGCGAATCAACGCAATGATCACCGATAGCGGTATCATCACCGGCGATTTCACGCAGCAAGAGGTGACCGACCTGGTACAGGTGCTTCGCAGCGGTAAGCTGCCGGTTGTGCTCCGTAAGGAACCGATCAGCGAACAGCAAATCAGTGCTACGCTGGGTGACGATACGATCCGTAAGGGGAAGGTCGCCATTTCGGTCTCGCTGATTGCCGTGCTAATTTTCATGGCCATCTATTACCGTGTTGCCGGTTTGGTCGCCTGTTTTGCCCTGGTTTTCAACCTGGTGTTGATCCTAGCTGTCATGATTGCCATTAAGGCTGACCTGACGCTTCCGGGGATTGCCGGTTTGGTGTTAACCGTGGGTATGGCGGTGGACGCCAACGTGCTGATTTTCGAGCGGATACGCGAAGAGATCAACGGCGGGGCCACGCTGCGAGTTGCTCTTTCCAACGGTTTCGGCAAAGCGATGTCGACTATCGTGGACGCGAATATTACGACATTGATTACCGCCGCCGTGTTGTATCGCATTGGTACCGATCAGGTGCGTGGTTTCGCCGTGACGTTGTTTGTCGGTATTTTGATGAGTATGTTCACCGCGATCTATGTTTCGCGTGGCATCTTCGACATTCTCGAAAAGAAACGTCTTCTCACGACGCTCAAGTTCCTGCCATCGGCCTCTAGCATCGGCTACGACTTCATCGGCAAGCAGAAGGTTGCCGGGATGATCTCGCTGGTCGTGATTCTGGTCGGCATGATCGGAGTGGGTGTTCGTGGCAAGGATATCTTCGATATCGACTTCAACGGTGGTTCTTCGGTACAGGTCTTCCTGGAAGAACCGATGCCCATCTCTGAAATTCGGAGCAAGTTGACCGACGTACTGCCAGACCTCTCGGTCAGTGCTGTGACAATGGAAGGCTACGAGGATCGTATCTATAAGGTCGATACCTCGATGTCGGAATATGGTCAGCTTGGCAAGGTCGTCGTCACCGATCGCACCGGAGCTTCGGCCGAGGTCGACTTGGCAGGCGTTGAAACCCTGAGCGGGATCATCGACCGTCTTGCCACCGCTGAAGTAGGCGTGGCCATCTTGCCGAACACGGACGGGGACGGAATTGAATTCCAAGACGAGACAGGTGCTGATTCGGGTGCGATGTCTGTTAAAAATGTCGACGACGACACGCAGACGGCAGATCACCTGCGAATGAACTTCAGCACCGATGCTTTACGGTACAACACTGGTGCGATTCCGGCCGGTGTTGAAGTGGTTCAGGATCGGATCTCGCGAGTATTTACCGGCCCCAATGGCGAGAGCCAGCTGGTGATGCATAACATGGACTTCGTGCCGCCAACTGCCGCCCCAGGTAGTCAGGCTGCACCGCCAGCGAAGATCGAAGCTCCCGAAACCTCGCCGACAACGACGGAGCCTGTCCAGTCAGCTCCGGAACCGGAAGCGACTTCGGAGAAAGAAGAAGTTCCGGCAGAAACGACGGAAGAAAAGCCTGAGGCTCCCGAAGGTGACATGCAGTCGTTCATCGCGCCTGTTTCTTCGCACCTGATGGCCATGCTGCCGTGGCACGTTACCCTCGACGTCCTGCTGCAAGATAACGGCGAGGGAGAATCGCCTGCTCCAGAGCAACCGGCTGATGAGGCCCCTGCCGAAG belongs to Bremerella alba and includes:
- the secD gene encoding protein translocase subunit SecD — protein: MQKSCTIFAVMLVLSLTVTLMTGVDFGLDAGGSSWLGSTAMAQEAPSTEVPVPTTDVAPVEAPSSGGSQTFNVLGIILLTIVVPYVLGFWLATAIRMPELSRKLGITFASLVCSVTVCFLLWPPKFGIDLQGGVILVYEVDEQASLDLLASDVSSENTGMNLTPERQLEQGTAQLITQLQKRINPSGVSEVIIRPYGENQVEVIVPQAESSDLDSIKRLITKAGVLDFMIVANKQDHDYLFTRAEDEAQIGVTYVSDREGNRIGRWVRVDDEARGAVGEPNFADPNLTPYLNSQRHLVRGGGPGVPFEVLMRVERPEARLGGKHLSSSRVQRDEYGKPAVGFEFGVDGANRMGRLSQENLSETNIPRKLGIVMDNYLISAPRINAMITDSGIITGDFTQQEVTDLVQVLRSGKLPVVLRKEPISEQQISATLGDDTIRKGKVAISVSLIAVLIFMAIYYRVAGLVACFALVFNLVLILAVMIAIKADLTLPGIAGLVLTVGMAVDANVLIFERIREEINGGATLRVALSNGFGKAMSTIVDANITTLITAAVLYRIGTDQVRGFAVTLFVGILMSMFTAIYVSRGIFDILEKKRLLTTLKFLPSASSIGYDFIGKQKVAGMISLVVILVGMIGVGVRGKDIFDIDFNGGSSVQVFLEEPMPISEIRSKLTDVLPDLSVSAVTMEGYEDRIYKVDTSMSEYGQLGKVVVTDRTGASAEVDLAGVETLSGIIDRLATAEVGVAILPNTDGDGIEFQDETGADSGAMSVKNVDDDTQTADHLRMNFSTDALRYNTGAIPAGVEVVQDRISRVFTGPNGESQLVMHNMDFVPPTAAPGSQAAPPAKIEAPETSPTTTEPVQSAPEPEATSEKEEVPAETTEEKPEAPEGDMQSFIAPVSSHLMAMLPWHVTLDVLLQDNGEGESPAPEQPADEAPAEEKPAEEKTAEEPAAEEKPMEDAPTEEKPAAEPAAPMEEAPAAEAPMAESPMTDDSAPANPMAESPTEEAPGTGPAVDPTNPLASGAEAPRFNTETEMSFDEGISAETVRTLVNDAADHLRVARPDIALLDSEGKALPVDSRVSQTTWMVKLSTTPDQSAEILEQVSKKLESTPVWPSSSKIGSKVAGDMQTMAILAIGFCLIGIVGYIWFRFQSVAFGVAAVVALVHDVLVTLGFIALSVWLAPFLGFLQVTEFKISLPVVAAFLTIIGYSLNDTIVIFDRIREVRGKSPDLTSEMVNISINQTLGRTLLTSLTTLIVVLILFFIGGEGIHSFSFSLVIGVIAGTYSTVFIACPVLIWLMNRDKNTKKAEA